A window of Ammospiza nelsoni isolate bAmmNel1 chromosome 19, bAmmNel1.pri, whole genome shotgun sequence contains these coding sequences:
- the RHBDF2 gene encoding inactive rhomboid protein 2 has translation MSAGDKNGGSRSSSSSSRLQSKKPPNLSIVIPPREAEEDGARKEPHKVPVYRKSKSLQEPRPERRPGFRRQTSLSQSIRKGTAQWFGVSSDWEGKRQQWQRKSLQHCSMRYGKLKPAYRDMELPSQEVPSFQATESPKPAKMPKIVDPLARGRPFRHPDDTDRPHTPHHVLPPLTPGVVSLASFNSIRSGYGRLPRRKRESVAHMSFKAAAALLRGRSVLEPLAPKQRSKRSFLYPSFMDEDMVDAADTLDSSFFSKMDMHDETYSMPDDVFESPPLSATYLRMHQVAEEARVSPEVEQPTPREGARLASVPGAAPRRGRRIASKVKHFAFDRKKRYYGLGVVGKWLNRTYRRSLSSIVQSQLEITDSHRPYFTYWITFVHILITLLVIGTYGIAPIGFAQHVTTELVLRNKGVYESVKYIQQENFWIGPSSIDLIHLGAKFSPCIRKDRQVERLIQRERDRERGSGCCVQNDNSGCIQTLPQDCSETLATFIKWPGSNAPAMGSGEKRTSGAVCHQDPRTCEEPASNPPHVWPDDITKWPICTYETKTNHTGLAHLDCEIKGRPCCIGTKGSCEITTREYCDFMHGYFHEEATLCSQVHCLDEVCGLLPFLNPEVPDQFYRLWLSLFLHAGIIHCLVSVTFQMTVLRDLEKLAGWHRISIIFILSGITGNLASAIFLPYRAEVGPAGSQFGLLACLFVELFQSWQVLEKPWKAFLNLFGIVLFLFICGLLPWIDNIAHLFGFLSGLLLSFAFLPYITFGTVDKLRKRAMIIVSLLVFLGLFASLVVWLYVYPINWRWVEYLTCLPFTSKFCEKYELEQVLH, from the exons ATGTCAGCCGGGGACAAGAACGGGGGCAGccgctccagcagcagcagcagccgcctgCAGAGCAAGAAGCCCCCGAACCTGTCCATCGTCATCCCGCCCCGCGAGGCCGAGGAGGATGGTGCCCGCAAGGAG CCCCACAAGGTGCCCGTGTACCGCAAGAGCAAGAGCCTGCAGGAGCCGCGCCCGGAGCGCCGGCCCGGCTTCCGCCGGCAGACATCCCTGTCGCAGAGCATCCGCAA GGGCACGGCGCAGTGGTTCGGTGTCAGCAGTGACTGGGAGGGCAAGCGGCAGCAGTGGCAGCGCAagagcctgcagcactgcagcatgaGGTACGGCAAGCTGAAGCCCGCCTATCGCGACATGGAGCTGCCCAGCCAGGAGGTGCCCTCCTTCCAAGCCACCGAGTCGCCCAAGCCCGCCAAGATGCCCAAG ATCGTGGACCCACTGGCCAGGGGCCGTCCCTTCCGCCACCCCGACGACACCGACCGTCCCCACACGCCCCACCACGTGCTGCCCCCGCTCACCCCTGGCGTGGTGTCCTTGGCGTCCTTCAACAGCATCCGCTCGGGCTACGGGCGCCTGCCGCGCAGGAAGAGGGAGTCTGTGGCCCACATGAGCTTCAAGGCGGCCGCAGCCCTCCTGCGT GGGCGCTCTGTCCTGGAGCCACTGGCTCCCAAGCAGAGGAGCAAGAGGAGCTTCCTGTACCCCAGCTTCATGGATGAGGACATGGTGGATGCTGCTGATACCCTGGACTCGTCCTTCTTCAGTAAG ATGGACATGCACGATGAGACGTACTCCATGCCCGATGACGTCTTTGAGTCGCCTCCTCTGTCAGCCACGTACCTACGCATGCACCAGGTGGCAGAGGAAGCCAGGGTGTCCCCTGAGGTGGAGCAGCCCACCCC GCGGGAGGGTGCCCGGCTGGCCTCGGTGCCGGGCGCGGCTCCGCGGCGGGGCAGGCGCATCGCCTCCAAGGTGAAGCACTTCGCCTTTGACCGCAAGAAACGCTACTACGGGCTGGGCGTGGTGGGCAAGTGGCTGAACAGGACGTACCGGCGCAGCCTGAGCAGCATCGTGCAGTCCCAGCTGGAGATCACCGACAGCCACCG GCCGTATTTCACGTACTGGATCACCTTTGTGCACATTCTCATCACCCTGCTGGTCATCGGCACCTACGGCATCGCCCCCATCGGCTTCGCCCAGCACGTGACAACAGAGTTA GTGCTGAGGAACAAGGGTGTCTACGAGAGTGTCAAGTACATCCAGCAGGAAAACTTCTGGATTGGGCCCAGCTCG ATCGACCTGATCCACCTGGGCGCCAAGTTCTCGCCGTGCATCCGCAAGGACCGGCAGGTGGAGCGGCTGATCCAGCGCGAGCGGGACCGCGAGCGGGGCTCCGGCTGCTGCGTGCAGAACGACAACTCCGGCTGCATCCAGACCCTGCCCCAGGACTGCTCG GAGACACTGGCAACGTTCATCAAGTGGCCAGGCAGCAATGCACCAGCCATGGGCTCGGGAGAGAAGAGGACCTCGGGGGCTGTGTGTCACCAGGACCCCAG gACGTGTGAGGAGCCTGCGTCCAACCCACCCCATGTGTGGCCAGACGACATCACCAAGTGGCCG ATCTGCACCTACGAGACCAAAACCAACCACACGGGCTTGGCCCACCTGGACTGCGAGATCAagggcaggccctgctgcatCGGCACCAAGGGCAG ctgtgagATCACCACACGGGAGTACTGCGACTTCATGCACGGCTACTTCCACGAGGAGGCAACGCTCTGCTCGCAG gTGCACTGCCTGGATGAGGTCTGTGGGCTCCTGCCCTTCCTGAACCCGGAGGTCCCTGACCAGTTCTACCgcctgtggctgtccctgttcctgcaCGCCGG CATCATCCACTGCCTGGTGTCGGTGACATTCCAGATGACAGTGCTGCGGGACCTGGAGAAGCTGGCGGGCTGGCACCGCATCTCCATCATCTTCATCCTCAGTGGCATCACGGGCAACCTGGCCAGTGCCATCTTCCTACCCTACAGGGCAGAG GTGGGCCCTGCCGGCTCCCAGTTTGGCTTGCTGGCCTGCCTCTTCGTGGAGCTCTTCCAAAGCTGGCAGGTGCTGGAGAAACCCTGGAAAGCCTTCCTCAACCTCTTCGGCATCgtcctcttcctcttcatctgCGGCCTCTTGCCCTGGATCGACAACATTGCCCACCTGTTTGGTTTCCTGAGCGGGCTCCTGCTGTCCTTCGCCTTCCTGCCCTACATCACCTTCGGCACGGTGGACAAGCTGCGCAAGCGCGCCATGATCATCGTGTCCCTGCTGGTCTTCCTGGGGCTCTTTGCCTCGCTGGTGGTGTGGCTCTACGTGTACCCCATCAACTGGCGCTGGGTGGAGTACCTCACCTGCCTGCCCTTCACCAGCAAGTTCTGCGAGAAGTACGAGCTGGAGCAGGTCCTGCACTGA
- the AANAT gene encoding serotonin N-acetyltransferase: MPALSALPFLKPAQLRSPRSPPGGQRRHTLPASEFRCLGPGDAASVFEIEREAFISVSGDCPLHLDEIRHFLNLCPELSLGWFEEGRLVAFIIGSLWDQERLSQAALTLHKPQGSAVHIHVLAVHRTVRQQGKGSILMWRYLQHLRCLPCARRALLMCQPFLVPFYQKCGFQALGPCQVTVGDLAFVEMQHAVRGHAFMRRNSGC; this comes from the exons ATGCCGGCGCTGAGCGCGTTGCCGTTCCTGAAGCCGGCCCAGCTGCGCTCGCCCCGCAGCCCGCCCGGGGGCCAGCGCCGGCACACGCTGCCCGCCAGCGAGTTCCGCTGCCTCGGGCCCGGCGACGCCGCCAGCGTGTTCGAGATCGAGCGCGAAG CCTTTATTTCGGTTTCTGGGGACTGTCCCCTGCACCTGGATGAGATCCGACACTTCCTGAACCTGTGCCCGGAGCTGTCCCTCGGCTGGTTTGAGGAAGGGCGGCTCGTGGCGTTCATCATCGGCTCCCTCTGGGACCAGGAGAGGCTCAGCCAG gcagccctgacCCTGCACAAGCCGCAGGGCTCGGCCGTGCACATCCACGTGCTGGCCGTGCACCGCACCGTGcgccagcagggcaagggctCCATCCTGATGTGGCGCTACCTGCAGCACCTGCGCTGCCTGCCCTGCGCCCGCCGCGCCCTGCTCATGTGCCAGCCCTTCCTCGTGCCCTTCTACCAGAAGTGCGGCTTCCAGGCGCTGGGGCCCTGCCAGGTGACCGTGGGGGACCTGGCCTTCGTGGAGATGCAGCACGCCGTGCGCGGCCACGCCTTCATGCGCAGGAACAGCggctgctga